Proteins encoded by one window of Salvia splendens isolate huo1 chromosome 7, SspV2, whole genome shotgun sequence:
- the LOC121742157 gene encoding GTP cyclohydrolase 1-like, with translation MGVLDECHYHVGVENGVSVEVSGERGAIEDAVRVLLLGLGEDINREGLLKTPLRVAEALRDGTRGYHQNVKDIVSGALFPESGLESSVGSAGGAGGLVIVRDLDLFSYCESCLLPFQVKCHVGYVPSGQRVVGLSKLSRVAEVFAKRLQDPQRLANEICAALQHSIKPTGVAVVLQCSHICFPNSQSDPNNHQGCVRLSVMSGSGAFDDEKAGIWTDFLGLLRFRGLTADATRSLEKSWCPSRTICKTPPASDPSLLAAVSSILYALGEDPLREDLVETPARFVNWLVNFKNSNADTKPNGFVRSSMRESSLTMPPLSHICSELNLPFWSQCEHHLLPFHGVVHVGYYSSGRAISTVGKSLLQSVVQFYGFKLQVQERLTRQVAEAASSILGEDVIVVVEASHTCMISRGIEKMGSSTATIAVLGRFSTDPTARAKFLQIIPSSA, from the exons ATGGGCGTTTTGGATGAATGCCATTACCATGTGGGGGTTGAGAATGGAGTGAGTGTTGAGGTGAGTGGAGAGAGAGGGGCTATTGAGGATGCTGTGAGAGTGTTGTTGCTGGGTTTGGGTGAGGATATCAACCGGGAAGGTCTTCTTAAGACGCCTCTCCGTGTGGCCGAGGCGCTCAGAGATGGGACTCGAG GCTATCATCAGAACGTGAAGGACATTGTTAGTGGTGCTTTATTTCCCGAGTCTGGGTTGGAAAGCAGTGTAGGTTCTGCTGGCGGAGCAGGCGGCCTTGTCATTGTCCGTGACCTTGATCTATTCTCGTACTGTGAGTCTTGCTTGCTCCCGTTCCAGGTCAAGTGTCACGTTGGTTATGTCCCTTCCGGCCAGCGCGTCGTAGGGCTGAGTAAGCTCTCGCGCGTTGCTGAAGTCTTCGCCAAGCGCCTTCAAGATCCACAGCGACTGGCCAATGAAATCTGTGCGGCTCTGCAGCACAGTATCAAGCCAACGGGTGTTGCTGTCGTCCTCCAGTGCTCCCATATCTGTTTCCCGAACTCTCAGTCCGACCCGAATAATCACCAAGGATGCGTGAGGCTATCAGTTATGTCGGGATCAGGAGCTTTTGACGACGAGAAGGCCGGTATCTGGACTGATTTCCTCGGCCTTCTCAGATTCCGAGGCCTAACTGCAGACGCTACTCGCTCGCTCGAAAAATCCTGGTGCCCTTCTCGAACCATCTGCAAGACGCCACCCGCATCAGACCCGTCTCTCCTCGCAGCAGTTTCCTCCATACTGTACGCTCTGGGCGAAGACCCGTTGAGGGAGGATCTCGTCGAGACCCCCGCCCGTTTCGTCAACTGGCTGGTGAACTTCAAGAACTCGAACGCGGACACGAAGCCCAACGGGTTCGTGCGAAGCAGCATGAGGGAATCATCGTTGACGATGCCACCACTCAGCCACATCTGCTCCGAGCTGAACCTGCCGTTCTGGTCGCAGTGCGAGCACCATCTGCTCCCCTTCCACGGCGTCGTGCACGTGGGCTATTACAGCTCGGGCCGCGCCATCAGCACCGTCGGGAAATCACTGCTGCAGTCAGTTGTGCAGTTCTACGGGTTCAAACTGCAGGTACAGGAGAGGCTGACCAGACAGGTGGCCGAGGCAGCTTCGTCGATCTTAGGCGAAGACGTGATCGTCGTCGTCGAAGCTAGCCATACCTGTATGATTTCTCGAGGGATTGAGAAGATGGGAAGCAGCACTGCCACCATTGCTGTGCTTGGTCGATTCTCAACTGATCCCACAGCAAGGGCCAAATTTTTGCAGATAATTCCGAGCTCAGCTTGA
- the LOC121741610 gene encoding cyclin-C1-2-like, translated as MAADFWTSSQFKQLLDPEELNVVHPLDKERGITAEDYKLIKFHISNYIVKLAQYIKVRQRVVATAITYMRRVYARRSMTEYNPRLVAPTCLYLAAKAEESTVQARLLAFYIKKVQSDEKYRCEIKEILEMEMKILEALNYYLVVFHPYRSLTQLLQDAGMSDSTQQTWGLVNDTYKMDLILVHPPHLIALACMYIASVQKDKENTAWFEELRVDMNVVKNIAMEILDFYESYKLMSDDNRISAAMNKLP; from the exons ATGGCTGCCGATTTCTGGACTTCGTCTCAGTT CAAGCAGCTTCTTGACCCGGAAGAGCTGAATGTGGTGCACCCGTTGGACAAGGAAAGGGGCATTACTGCTGAAGATTACAAGCTCATAAAATTCCATATTTCCAACT ATATTGTGAAATTGGCACAGTATATCAAAGTGCGGCAGAG GGTCGTTGCTACGGCCATTACATACATGAGACGTGTCTATGCCAG GAGAAGTATGACGGAATATAATCCGCGTCTGGTTGCTCCGACCTGCTTGTACTTGGCAGCTAAAGCTGAAGAAAGCACAGTGCAGGCCAGACTTCTTGCTTTTTACATCAAGAAAGTTCAAA GTGATGAGAAGTACAGATGTGAGATTAAAGAGATACTAGAGATGGAAATGAAAATCTTGGAAGCCCTCAACTATTATCTAGTTGTATTCCATCCTTATCGATCACTGACTCA GTTACTCCAAGATGCTGGCATGAGTGACTCAACGCAACAAACATG GGGTCTCGTTAACGACACATACAAGATGGATCTAATTCTTGTTCATCCTCCCCACTTGATCGCGTTAGCCTGCATGTATATTGCAAGCGTCCAGAAGGATAAAGAAAACACGGCTTGGTTTGAAGAGCTTCGTGTTGACATGAATGTG GTGAAAAACATTGCAATGGAGATTTTAGATTTCTACGAAAGCTACAAACTGATGTCAGATGACAACAGGATCAGTGCTGCAATGAACAAGCTACCATGA
- the LOC121741822 gene encoding putative uncharacterized protein DDB_G0290989, giving the protein MSRCFPFPPPGYELEGRSDDVALITEEKQKHEKHKDKEEKKKEKKERKEKKKERKERKEKERGEEKYKDKKDKKRKREKHRDKKDKNKDEEKSVGSLENQNDQSLVPERTCVELGNRVKNDGAMGSQMVQKITILEKSKASFLGGVQANGNGRLVVNDPRDHRGMPNVQSLQVDSRSLGNGRNSFGENQIKAEEGKGRNGYGYMVGAGGGDASKNADQNQNTKAGCHKGKEKKMELTGLRKDEVKQEKSNGAFLDFHSNIPSDLVKENNNWQRKLPKLKELNGFLHGENKNSGVRPNDMPRHTIVSSQVGGGVHPCKNSINIGVVGKRDVTDEKVNGKHSFPHSVIDNVKNTGPCQIAADNTKTENGRVHIVRIQRKMEPRQTSNSVAMEKHIANSSFDRKVPPSHPLVENGGEMAVKTPDTDESRRRVEEGKERNGHGYMIGTGGGDPSKNAFQNKNTKAGDKTGKKEKKRELTGSRKNEIKQETSNGNSVDFQSNIPSDLLKENNDCHGKLPKQELNGFLHAKDSGDRPNNMSRLTIVSPQGGQTGNCVRPCQNTINIGVVEKSNVITDEKVNGKLSSPQSVIDDVRNTGSCQNGRVQINTRVVSNGVISPHNVRIQRKMEPSQTSNGIAMAKQMASSSFDRKVPPSHPLGQNGGKMTVQTPDTNESRKHSSSRKENVAKTPTKAPHPDMQYLSLILTVPEVEWPETDDQEWLFDRHDSETKRPRLASPDMKHVWSEAVHLKCADVTALPYVIPY; this is encoded by the exons ATGTCTCGGTGTTTTCCATTCCCCCCGCCTGGATATGAGTTGGAGGGAAGATCTGATGATGTGGCTTTGATCACAGAG GAGAAACAAAAGCACGAGAAGCACAAGGataaggaggagaagaagaaagaaaaaaaggaaagaaaggaaaagaagaaagagagaaaggaaagaaaggaaaaggagAGAGGTGAAGAGAAATACAAAGACAAAAAGGATAAGAAACGAAAGCGGGAGAAACACAGAGACAAGAAGGATAAGAATAAAGATGAAGAAAAAAGTGTAGGGTCATTGGAGAACCAAAATGATCAGAGCCTTGTTCCAGAGAGAACTTGCGTTGaattgggaaatagagttaaaAATGACGGAGCAATGGGCAGCCAAATGGTTCAGAAAATCACAATTTTGGAGAAGTCAAAGGCCAGCTTTCTGGGTGGGGTGCAAGCGAATGGTAATGGCAGGTTGGTTGTTAACGATCCTAGAGATCACAGAGGGATGCCTAATGTTCAAAGTCTCCAAGTTGATTCGAGGAGTTTGGGAAATGGTAGGAACAGTTTTGGAGAGAACCAAATTAAGGCTGAGGAGGGGAAAGGAAGGAACGGATATGGGTACATGGTTGGCGCAGGCGGAGGGGATGCTAGCAAGAATGCAGATCAAAATCAGAATACAAAAGCAGGGTGTCATAAAGGGAAGGAGAAGAAAATGGAGTTAACAGGATTAAGGAAAGATGAGGTTAAACAAGAAAAAAGTAATGGTGCTTTTCTAGATTTTCACTCTAACATTCCCTCAGATCTTGTAAAGGAGAACAATAACTGGCAGAGAAAGCTTCCAAAACTGAAGGAGTTAAATGGCTTCTTACATGGTGAGAACAAAAACAGTGGAGTTCGACCCAATGATATGCCTAGGCATACCATTGTGTCTTCTCAAGTTGGAGGTGGTGTTCATCCTTGTAAAAATAGTATTAACATAGGGGTGGTGGGGAAAAGAGATGTTACAGATGAGAAGGTGAATGGCAAGCATTCATTCCCTCATTCGGTGATTGATAATGTAAAGAATACTGGACCTTGCCAAATTGCAGCAGATAACACAAAAACAGAGAATGGTAGGGTTCACATTGTCCGTATTCAAAGAAAAATGGAACCACGCCAAACTAGCAACAGCGTTGCAATGGAAAAGCATATAGCCAACAGCAGTTTTGACAGAAAAGTTCCACCCTCTCATCCGCTAGTGGAGAATGGAGGAGAAATGGCCGTAAAAACGCCAGATACAGATGAGTCCAGAAGAAGGGTTGAGGAGGGGAAAGAAAGGAACGGACATGGATACATGATTGGTACAGGCGGAGGGGATCCTAGCAAAAATGCATTTCAAAATAAGAATACGAAAGCAGGGGACAAAACAgggaagaaggagaagaaaaggGAGTTAACAGGGTCTAGGAAAAACGAGATTAAGCAAGAAACAAGTAATGGTAACTCTGTAGACTTCCAATCCAACATTCCCTCAGATCTTCTGAAGGAGAACAATGACTGCCATGGAAAGCTTCCAAAACAGGAGTTAAATGGCTTCTTACATG CCAAAGACAGTGGAGATCGACCCAATAATATGTCCAGGCTTACCATCGTGTCGCCTCAAGGTGGTCAAACTGGAAATTGTGTCCGTCCTTGTCAAAATACGATTAACATAGGGGTGGTGGAGAAGAGCAATGTTATAACAGATGAGAAGGTGAATGGGAAGCTTTCATCCCCTCAATCGGTAATTGATGATGTAAGAAACACTGGATCTTGCCAGAATGGTCGGGTTCAAATTAATACTCGCGTGGTTAGTAATGGCGTTATCTCCCCTCACAATGTCCGTATTCAAAGAAAGATGGAACCGTCCCAAACTAGCAATGGCATTGCAATGGCAAAGCAGATGGCCAGCAGCAGTTTTGACAGAAAAGTTCCACCCTCTCATCCACTTGGGCAGAATGGAGGGAAAATGACCGTGCAAACGCCAGATACAAATGAGTCGAGGAAACACTCTTCATCAAGAAAGGAGAACGTCGCCAAGACCCCCACGAAAGCTCCTCATCCAGATATGCAATACTTGAGCCTGATACTCACTGTTCCTGAAGTAGAATGGCCAGAGACTGATGATCAAGAATGGCTGTTTGACCGTCATGATTCAGAAACAAAGCGGCCCAGATTGGCCTCCCCGGATATGAAACACGTCTGGTCAGAAGCCGTACATTTGAAGTGTGCAGACGTGACCGCATTGCCATATGTCATCCCTTACTAG
- the LOC121741611 gene encoding cyclin-C1-1-like isoform X2, with the protein MKGIVELAHYVEVRQRVAATAITYMRRLYTRKSMTEYDPCLVAPTCLYLAAKAEECTVHSKLVAFQITKDLSDVKYFKEIRKMEMKILEALNYYLLVFHPYRSMTQFLQDAGVSNLTEQTMGVINDTYKMDLILVHPPHLIALACIFIASVQNDKEITAWFEELHVDMNVVRSIAMEILDFYDSYKVMSEGPRIRAVLDKLR; encoded by the exons ATGAAAGGTATCGTGGAGTTGGCACACTATGTCGAAGTGCGGCAGAG GGTCGCAGCTACGGCCATTACATACATGAGACGTCTCTATACCAG GAAAAGTATGACGGAATATGATCCGTGCCTGGTTGCTCCGACCTGCTTGTACTTGGCAGCTAAAGCCGAAGAATGCACAGTGCATTCCAAACTCGTTGCTTTTCAAATCACGAAAGATCTAA GTGATGTGAAGTACTTTAAAGAGATACGCAAGATGGAAATGAAAATCTTGGAAGCCCTCAACTATTATTTACTTGTATTCCATCCTTATCGATCAATGACTCA GTTTCTTCAGGATGCTGGCGTGAGTAATTTGACAGAACAAACTAT GGGGGTCATTAACGACACATACAAGATGGATCTGATTCTTGTTCATCCTCCTCACTTGATCGCATTAGCCTGCATATTCATTGCAAGCGTCCAGAATGATAAAGAAATCACGGCTTGGTTTGAGGAGCTTCATGTTGACATGAACGTG GTGCGAAGCATTGCAATGGAGATTTTAGATTTCTACGACAGCTACAAAGTGATGTCAGAAGGCCCCAGGATTCGTGCAGTACTGGACAAGCTACGATGA
- the LOC121741612 gene encoding uncharacterized protein LOC121741612 produces MSTSPTAMATNDNGGKSPSLHPIHPHHCGGGGHHHYFYVSPHCPLHRPILQPINHTPSCSLSTPAPIASIPINPHLTTHPDQISNDARIIDNEIENLEDENEEEEEDPIFVLTDEWREFFAKSEAKRKLAKKQAKKGKK; encoded by the exons ATGTCGACTTCACCAACCGCCATGGCCACAAACGACAACGGCGGCAAAAGCCCATCGTTACACCCTATTCACCCCCACcactgcggcggcggcggccacCACCATTACTTTTACGTATCGCCTCACTGCCCACTCCACCGCCCTATTCTGCAACCAATCAACCACACTCCTTCGTGCTCTCTCTCCACCCCAGCCCCCATCGCTTCAATTCCGATCAATCCACATCTCACTACGCATCCCGATCAGATATCCAATGATGCAAG GATTATTGATAATGAAATAGAGAAtcttgaagatgagaatgaggaggaagaagaagatcccATTTTCGTTCTAACCGATGAATGGAGGGAattctttgcaaaatctgaggcCAAAAGGAAGCTAG CGAAGAAGCAAGCTAAGAAGGGGAAGAAGTAG
- the LOC121742158 gene encoding uncharacterized protein LOC121742158, with the protein MGGGSNCSSPSSTEDVSLSSQGFPHDSVHSSRDDECQSHKLGNSSIEEAAERQRLKVYTQVLRSYEDLQPKIDRLEEAKSRILSYTPPIDFRKSDVPYPIPLLVIGPKGSGKSSLINIISRVFEDDVFQPARAQVSCNSSPEDGTYFIHEYRIPRNSVCFSLFDTRGLSDDSSENLKMIEPWMTEGIRHRKMVVRESDSETFKARLKCMDWEESSSGQATPIAFVILVVNGLSVLESMDSADETKKGYSEIIKTTFKNPLLSFRDDKPAVVVTHGDLLSLSDRVRVRVYLGELLGVPPTDQIFDIPENDDPATTSAIFDLLFYSLNRADRCLPLIDEDLFTYKVNVVVKFLIMMIITAIFMFWMVAGLHPGRPGAPPSANDSLQHGPPQAPPFQVDWHKIRHLWLEE; encoded by the exons ATGGGTGGCGGTAGTAACTGCTCCTCTCCTTCTTCAACTG AGGATGTATCACTATCTAGCCAAGGTTTCCCGCACGATTCTGTTCATTCAAG TCGAGATGATGAGTGCCAGAGCCATAAATTAGGGAATAGTTCAATTGAGGAGGCTGCTGAGAGGCAGAGATTGAAGGTTTACACACAGGTTTTGAGGAGTTATGAGGATTTGCAGCCTAAGATTGACAGATTGGAGGAGGCTAAAAGTAGAATTTTGAG CTATACTCCCCCCATTGACTTCAGAAAGTCTGATGTGCCATATCCCATCCCACTCTTAGTGATTGGCCCCAAGGGTTCGGGGAAGAGCAGTCTCATTAACATCATCTCTCGGGTTTTTGAGGATGACGTGTTCCAGCCTGCAAGAGCCCAAGTGTCTT GTAACTCATCTCCTGAAGACGGGACCTATTTCATCCACGAGTACAGGATTCCAAGAAATTCAGTTTGTTTCAGTTTGTTTGACACCCGCGGCTTGTCTGATGACTCGTCTGAAAACCTTAAAATGATCGAGCCTTGGATGACAGAAGGCATCCGGCATAGGAAGATGGTCGTAAG AGAATCCGACAGTGAGACTTTTAAAGCTCGGTTGAAGTGTATGGATTGGGAGGAGAGCTCTTCGGGTCAGGCAACCCCAATTGCCTTTGTCATCTTAGTGGTGAACGGGCTATCTGTGTTGGAGTCAATGGACAGCGCTGATGAAACGAAGAAAGGGTACTCTGAAATAATCAAAACAACTTTCAAGAATCCGTTGTTGTCATTTAGAG ATGACAAACCTGCTGTTGTAGTCACGCACGGAGACTTACTGTCCCTCTCTGATCGCGTGAGAGTACGTGTTTATCTTGGAGAACTGCTGGGTGTACCTCCGACCGACCAAATCTTTGACATCCCAG AGAATGATGATCCTGCCACCACATCAGCAATATTTGATCTGTTGTTTTACTCCCTCAACCGAGCTGACCGGTGTCTTCCCCTCATAGACGAAGACCTGTTCACATACAAG GTGAATGTCGTAGTAAAATTTCTCATCATGATGATCATTACAGCAATATTCATGTTCTGGATGGTTGCCGGCCTCCACCCTGGTCGGCCAGGAGCACCGCCATCCGCCAATGATTCACTCCAACATGGTCCGCCACAAGCACCGCCGTTCCAAGTGGATTGGCATAAGATTCGACATTTGTGGTTGGAGGAGTAG
- the LOC121741611 gene encoding cyclin-C1-2-like isoform X1, producing the protein MAANFWTSSHYKQLIDAEEVNVVHQLDKERGITAEDFKLIKFHTSHCIVELAHYVEVRQRVAATAITYMRRLYTRKSMTEYDPCLVAPTCLYLAAKAEECTVHSKLVAFQITKDLSDVKYFKEIRKMEMKILEALNYYLLVFHPYRSMTQFLQDAGVSNLTEQTMGVINDTYKMDLILVHPPHLIALACIFIASVQNDKEITAWFEELHVDMNVVRSIAMEILDFYDSYKVMSEGPRIRAVLDKLR; encoded by the exons ATGGCTGCCAATTTCTGGACTTCCTCTCACTA CAAGCAGCTTATCGACGCGGAAGAGGTGAATGTGGTGCACCAATTGGACAAGGAAAGGGGCATTACTGCTGAAGATTTCAAGCTCATCAAATTTCACACTTCCCACT GTATCGTGGAGTTGGCACACTATGTCGAAGTGCGGCAGAG GGTCGCAGCTACGGCCATTACATACATGAGACGTCTCTATACCAG GAAAAGTATGACGGAATATGATCCGTGCCTGGTTGCTCCGACCTGCTTGTACTTGGCAGCTAAAGCCGAAGAATGCACAGTGCATTCCAAACTCGTTGCTTTTCAAATCACGAAAGATCTAA GTGATGTGAAGTACTTTAAAGAGATACGCAAGATGGAAATGAAAATCTTGGAAGCCCTCAACTATTATTTACTTGTATTCCATCCTTATCGATCAATGACTCA GTTTCTTCAGGATGCTGGCGTGAGTAATTTGACAGAACAAACTAT GGGGGTCATTAACGACACATACAAGATGGATCTGATTCTTGTTCATCCTCCTCACTTGATCGCATTAGCCTGCATATTCATTGCAAGCGTCCAGAATGATAAAGAAATCACGGCTTGGTTTGAGGAGCTTCATGTTGACATGAACGTG GTGCGAAGCATTGCAATGGAGATTTTAGATTTCTACGACAGCTACAAAGTGATGTCAGAAGGCCCCAGGATTCGTGCAGTACTGGACAAGCTACGATGA
- the LOC121740858 gene encoding chaperone protein dnaJ 20, chloroplastic-like, with amino-acid sequence MSSKLISSTIPTLQIHSNQRKSPKHISFNSIKQARSPHKGPRACSTAQIHGFSPPAQPKETLYELLGIGEDVSSFSDIKKAYKMMARKYHPDVAPPDRVAEYEKRFIMVHDAYETLSNPRSRALYDTDLAFRAGFSSFPEKYQGMEEKKGWRNSWESQLDELQRRDRRERSSWGEQMRNN; translated from the exons ATGAGTTCGAAATTAATCTCAAGCACCATTCCAACACTCCAAATCCACTCAAATCAAAGAAAATCTCCCAAACACATCTCCTTCAATTCAATAAAACAAGCCCGAAGCCCGCACAAGGGCCCGAGGGCCTGCTCGACGGCCCAAATACATGGCTTCTCCCCTCCCGCCCAACCCAAGGAGACACTGTACGAACTGCTGGGAATTGGAGAGGACGTGAGCAGCTTTTCCGACATAAAAAAAGCGTACAAAATGATGGCCAGAAAGTACCATCCGGACGTTGCCCCACCAGACCGAGTGGCCGAGTACGAAAAGAGGTTTATTATGGTGCATGACGCCTACGAAACACTCTCCAATCCTCGATCCCGAGCACTCTACGACACAGACTTGGCATTCCGCGCCGGTTTCTCATCTTTCCCCGAGAAATACCAG ggaatggaggaaaagaagggTTGGAGAAACAGCTGGGAGTCACAATTGGACGAACTGCAGCGACGCGACCGTAGGGAGAGGTCGTCGTGGGGTGAACAAATGCGGAACAACtaa
- the LOC121742742 gene encoding serine/threonine-protein kinase MHK-like: protein MERYKILEEIGDGTGGNVYKAVNNETFEIVAVKRMKRKFYNWEECLNLREVKSLRRLNHPNIIKLLEIVRQNNELFFIFEYMECNLYQIMKNQQRSLSEEEIRGLMSQVLQALSHVHKHGYFHRDLKPENLLVTNNTIKIADFGLARELSSSPPYTDYVSTRWYRAPEVLLQSASYTPAIDMWAVGAILAELFTSCPIFPGESEIDQLYKICCVFGAPERNTFPESKNISRLVDITYSAIRPADLSDMIPNASLEAIDLIKQLCSWDPSKRPTADQCLEHPFFHVSERVPRLPGDALKLSLGPLGSEPNLELDLWTFGTSTDECFLGLSLAVKPSAPNLETVHTNQGAKEDMMICPSFVEHSQQSVFWSLFPSNHHVITTSAAEPSLSLSFSPVSTPSIGVSQSTGCAMSPFQSSILDRPFMATSAGFQQGHYL from the exons GTTGCAGTCAAAAGAATGAAGAGAAAGTTCTATAACTGGGAGGAATGTTTGAATCTACGAGAAGTGAAG TCGCTCCGCAGATTAAATCATCCTAACATCATCAAGTTGTTGGAGATTGTCAGACAAAATAATGAGTTGTTCTTCATATTTGAGTACATG GAATGTAACCTTTACCAAATAATGAAAAATCAACAAAGATCTCTTTCGGAAGAAGAGATTCGAGGCTTAATGTCTCAGGTGCTGCAAGCACTCTCACATGTGCATAAACATGGATATTTTCATCGAGATCTCAAACCTG AGAATTTACTAGTTACAAATAACACCATAAAGATTGCTGACTTTGGTCTGGCAAGAGAATTATCATCATCACCTCCTTATACTGATTATGTATCTACGCGCTG GTATCGAGCGCCGGAGGTGCTGTTGCAATCTGCATCATATACTCCTGCCATTG ATATGTGGGCGGTTGGTGCAATCCTGGCTGAACTTTTCACTTCGTGCCCAATTTTTCCTGGGGAAAG TGAAATTGATCAATTATACAAGATATGCTGCGTATTTGGTGCTCCAGAGCGGAATACCTTTCCAGAGTCTAAAAACATTTCTCGATTAGTCGATATCACTTATTCAGCT ATCCGACCGGCTGATCTTTCCGATATGATTCCAAATGCCAGCCTGGAAGCAATTGACTTGATTAAG CAACTTTGTTCGTGGGATCCATCAAAGAGGCCAACGGCAGATCAATGCTTGGAGCATCCCTTCTTCCAT GTTTCTGAACGGGTGCCTCGTTTACCTGGGGATGCACTTAAACTAAGTTTAGGACCTCTAG GATCTGAACCTAATCTTGAACTGGACTTGTGGACCTTTGGCACTTCAACTGATGAGTGCTTTCTTGGCTTGTCGTTGGCAGTAAAACCCAGCGCTCCAAACTTGG AGACGGTCCACACAAATCAAGGCGCCAAAGAA GATATGATGATCTGCCCCAGTTTTGTTGAACATTCACAACAATCAG TGTTCTGGTCGCTGTTTCCCAGTAATCACCACGTAATAACTACATCAGCAGCGGAGCCTTCCCTTTCCCTATCTTTCAG TCCTGTTTCAACTCCATCGATTGGAGTTTCACAGTCAACAGGGTGCGCAATGTCCCCATTCCAGTCAAGTATTTTGGACCGGCCGTTTATGGCGACCTCGGCTGGCTTCCAGCAGGGCCATTACCTCTGA
- the LOC121811015 gene encoding chaperone protein dnaJ 20, chloroplastic-like, translating into MNSKILQSGPKSAVYTIPKPNQSTEARIPQSISFASHVSSSRITVKSPFGPRRARIPTRIEAVTAGTAESLYEVLGIGESVSSVSDIKKAYKKMARKYHPDVSPSERVDENTRRFIMVKEAYEILSNPKRRALYDRNLTGGHSQEIEENKEWKMRWQSQLDELKRRSNDISRRERMSWGERMRSHIL; encoded by the exons ATGAACTCCAAAATCTTACAATCCGGCCCGAAATCAGCCGTTTACACAATCCCAAAGCCCAATCAATCGACCGAAGCCCGCATCCCGCAATCGATTTCCTTCGCCTCACACGTGTCAAGTTCTAGAATCACTGTAAAGAGCCCGTTCGGGCCGAGGAGGGCCCGAATCCCGACCCGAATCGAGGCTGTAACTGCAGGAACCGCAGAGTCACTGTACGAAGTGCTGGGAATTGGAGAGAGCGTGAGTTCGGTTTCCGACATTAAGAAAGCGTACAAGAAAATGGCGAGAAAGTACCATCCGGACGTTTCGCCATCGGAGAGAGTGGACGAGAACACGAGGAGGTTTATAATGGTGAAAGAGGCTTATGAGATTTTATCCAATCCGAAGAGAAGAGCTCTCTATGATCGGAATCTCACCGGCGGCCATTCCCAG GAAATTGAAGAAAATAAGGAGTGGAAAATGAGGTGGCAGTCGCAGTTGGATGAATTGAAGAGAAGAAGTAATGATATTTCTAGAAGAGAGAGAATGTCATGGGGTGAACGAATGCGTAGTCATATACTATAA